The stretch of DNA ATCAAAAGTGATCGATTCTAAATATAATAATGCAGATGTAGAGCTTTATACGATTGGTAAAAAAGCAAATGATCTATTATCAAAGCAGTATAATGTTGTAAAAAATTATAGTGATTTGTTTGATGATTTGACTTTCAAAAATACCTCAAATATTGTTCAAGAAATCATGGATTTATTTGTTGCTGGAGATTATGATAAAGTAGAAATTGTATACAATCGCTTTAAGAATGCTGCAACAACTATTCTAACAACAGAACAAATGTTGCCAGTTGTTTTACCTGAAGGAGAAGGAGATCAAAATTCAGATTATATTTTTGAACCAGGAAAAGTAGAAATTGTAACTAACTTAATTCCTAAAACACTCAAAACACAATTATTTAAAGCTGTTTTAGATTCTGTAGCAGCAGAACATGGTTCTCGTATGACTGCGATGCATAAGGCAACGGATAATGCAACGGATCTTAAGAATGAATTATTATTAACCTATAATAAAGCACGTCAAGCATCCATTACCAATGAAATTTTAGAAATTGTTGGAGGTGCGGAAGCATTGAATAATTAGACGAAACAAAGTGGAGTCAAATTTTTAAAATAAGCTGAAGCATTAAATAATTAGACGAAACAAAGTGGAGTCAAATTTTTAAAATAAGCTGAAGCATTAAATAATTAGACGAAACAAAGTGGAGTCAAATTTTCAAAATAAGCAGAGACATTGAACAATTAGACGAAACAGATTTT from Flavobacteriaceae bacterium UJ101 encodes:
- a CDS encoding ATP synthase gamma chain (Produces ATP from ADP in the presence of a proton gradient across the membrane. The gamma chain is believed to be important in regulating ATPase activity and the flow of protons through the CF(0) complex; Belongs to the ATPase gamma chain family.); its protein translation is MSGLKEIKNRITSVGSTIQITSAMKMVSAAKLKKAQDAITEMRPYANKMQEILQNVCATLEGDVGGAFIEEREVKKVLLVVISSNRGLCGAFNSAVVKEASKVIDSKYNNADVELYTIGKKANDLLSKQYNVVKNYSDLFDDLTFKNTSNIVQEIMDLFVAGDYDKVEIVYNRFKNAATTILTTEQMLPVVLPEGEGDQNSDYIFEPGKVEIVTNLIPKTLKTQLFKAVLDSVAAEHGSRMTAMHKATDNATDLKNELLLTYNKARQASITNEILEIVGGAEALNN